In Pangasianodon hypophthalmus isolate fPanHyp1 chromosome 5, fPanHyp1.pri, whole genome shotgun sequence, the DNA window ATTCCCAAATAGTCATGGTTCAGATCATGGGTGTCACAGATCCCAGTAAATCAGCCTGACCAGCTGGAGctccagtgtgtgtttcagggccTGGTGTAAAACTCCTCCAGTCCTCTTCCAGGTACAACAACATCTGCCTGATGAACTACGTCAGGCCTTCACATTCCCAGCCAGGGTATTACAGATTGGGCTGACAACAAAGAACCACATTCATTCCATACCACTGTGGTCAGATTGTGAAAAGTTTATTAATCCTCTGCTGTGCTTTGTTAAAGAGTGAATCAGAGAGGAAGCACTACATGCACTCCATAATTCAGAATGAAGGTTTATACTTGACCTTTAAGCTTCCTGCTTCTGAGAACGGTTAGTTAGCTCTGTAATTCTGTCCTGTGATGATGCTTAGCAATCTTGGTCTTCTGAGATGAGGATTACGAATGTAATGTATACTTTATGCCACAGCATGGGTCACGTCTCTGTTATAATTGGATTGCAAGAGCCAACCACCATTTTATGAAGTACAcaatcatatatattttttctcttctcttcttccgGTATTACAGAGAATACAAAAAGAACACTGAACGTTACTGTCCTCTTACAAGGACAATTAGGCTGTAggtttagaagaaaaaaatacaagatttcTATTTTGATTATGTTAGCAAAAATAGTGCTGAGTGCACTCTCCCCACTCCTTCTGATTGTATAACAAAGTCAAAAGGAGTTATCCAATTGAGCAAATATAATTGTGGTTTGTAGTCTCTTTTTTACTGTGGGTGGCTTGATAATATTTTTGAGGTAtagtttaaatgaaattatataaagaaaaacaaaacatcaataGCTTGATGTTAGCTTTTAACTGTAGTGGTTTTTAAACTTTCAATTCTTGTGTTCTTTAACCTTTCAGTCTTCTGGAACTCCAACTGTCTTGATAACAAGAGTTTGTGGTATATGTGAACAATAATTCACCCTAATTTAACTTTAtctcaaaaaatatatatatattaaaaatgcttatatgtcatttttacagattttagactctgtcaattttttttttttgtcaaaataaCTATTAAGAGCCTTTATGttattataacatttacatttacatttatggcatttattaTAACAGTTTTTACTGTGTTTTACTATTTACAATAACATCAGGTAATTTCAGCACAACATGTAATTTGAATGATATGTAAATTACACATtaacaattaataaaattaaataaaaccattcatatcattcaaattaattattattattagtagtagtagtagtagtagtagtagtagtagtagtaatatttatgttaatgtaaCATTAATTTAAGGAATTCTGCTAAACCTTTTTTCTTAACATAAAGAGAAAACATCTGTGCAGTAACAGAGCCTGGTGGAAACTCACATGTTTTCCTGTTGTGACACCTACTGATACTTTGAAAAAATTACACCTTTACACTGGGAGTGGAACATTCTGTGTTGTGCAAATTAGAGGACTTTAGGGGACTACGTAATGCGAGTGTCAGTAgattaataaaacactgtacAATTTTGGACCCTTTTGTACACGACTGTATAGAAATGATGGCATATAAATCTTTTTTGGTACTGTGTTGGTACTGTCTTCAAGATGAAATGTAAAAGAAGATGGTGACAGttaaaaatagctttaaaaaaaatattgtgtataatttaaagaaaaaattatgTGCTTCATGTTCAACAATTGTTTTAGTAGAAGAATGGGAAAGTTTCCCAAATGAACAGTATCACGGTGGGTAGAAAAGTGGCATCActgtatagaaaaaaataatagttaGATGTGATAGCGTGAAATAAGAGaagtaaaatgatcattttgttATAAAAGCTTTATTTAGGTTTGTTGGAATTGTACATCTAACTTTCGGATTATCGGATTTGTTTGTCAGTAGCTTTGTCTATGCATTAAGGTAAACTGCTTTAGAGCTGGCTGAGAAACGGGAAGCTTTCAGTTACCAGTTCTCTGCTGTATCTCACCTGCTTATCCTTTCTGACAGGCTGAATACAGTGGCTTTATTGGGGCAAGCGTTCACACTGGCAGGCGGTTTATACAGGAATCCTGTAATCTCTTTGAATCAGGTGATGATTTATGGCACACTGTATTCAGTTtccagtgtgtgtcagtgttactTTGACAGTCACTTGTAAACTGAACTCGTAAAACACACATAGATGTGTCTGCTGGCTAACGTCAGCTGCAGATACTTCAAATCTCTTTCACATCTTTCATATAGCTTAAGGCTCCACACTGACTTGGCACAGTGATTGTCTGTAttactcattttatttactggAGTTTATGTGATTTTTGACTGGTTCCTATTCCAATCACTATGGCTGACTTGCTTGTTCAGTGTTAAATGGCATCTGATAACATTTAAATGACATCTCATATGGCACTAATTTACATAGAGGTGCACTGGCTAGGGATCTTTTTGTACACAGCAGGCAGTACAAGTATTATATCATGcatgaaaaaattatttattgaagagGAAGATCTCAGTCAAACatagtagtaaaaaaaataattttctggAATATTTGCTTTAATTGCTGCTATAAATATAGACAATGAATGGTGTATGTGAGGAGAAATAAGTATTCGTTGACTAttgattttgttatttaatatacttctagtgcatatatccactttaAATTTAGACACATAATGTATTTTGTCtatgtacttataaatatgaacaaaaacgTATGTATTCATGAGCATatcaaagatatgtttaaaaaaacgaAATTGAAAGTATTCGGACACCACATATTCACAACATCATTACTCATTATGttgttggcaattacagctttgagatgCCTATGGTAAGAAATAGGtagctttttgcagcattttggTTTGacccattcttcttggcaaatcATCTTTAATTCCCCAGGATTATCAGGGTCCCACTGATGACCTtacaatttaatacattttatccTTCATAAATTTTCAGCGAGATTCAAATTGGgagattggctaggccatgcaaggcTTTCTTcagttattttggctgtatggtTGGGGTCAATGTCTTGTTGAAAGGTTTTGGGTGAGGTAGGCTGTAGGAATGGAGATGATtgtggtgcagttcattgcttatagttctctgtgtaactgttgctCCTACTGCTTTCAGGCTGTCatgcaactcttttcaagtaATTGCTGTCTTCTCTCTTACTTTATAATTGGTCTGAGAGTGCTTTGTACAATGTTGTGTGGTGCACCTGTCCAGGGGACGATTAattgtggttccatgaactttccacctgcatattattaATCCAGTTGTATGTCAGAGATGTTTAATGTCTTTGCTATGGCTCAGTTGCTTTCTTTAGTTCaaatgttgtttaataatgttataataatgttGTCCATGAGAACATTAGGAAGCTCCTTTACTTCCTAACCCATGGCAATATCTTGCATAAGGAAATctttgcagcatttatatctagaacttgatttttatgtgtgtgtggtgtgtgtggtgtgtgtgtatttttatgcttatgaatactgtacatacttatttacatatttacatacaaagtaaaattatattatgtgtgtaattttaaaGTAGATTTAATGTGGATAtgtgcactggaagtatattaattttttttaaagtatccgaatacttatttcccctcactgtaaatGCCTTTTCCCAGTCAAATATCTTATTGAAAACTGCTAAAGAAGGGCTCAGTATATCCTATTGTACTTCATATCTGTAACAATAGGTGGCAGattactgctactgttactgaTTCTGGATATCCTATCCCAGGAGTTGAgccaatggaaaaaaaaaaaaaacaatggcgACTACAAAAGAGCCAAAAGAATAGCTTGCTAAACAAAAGTTCACATAAAGAAACCCCATAAAGTCCACTTACTGCTGATAGATTATGGTCCAGTTCATTTTTGAAAACCTGATTAACTATTAATTGAGGACTTACTTGTAAAATCAAAATTAACATAAAAggttttttctgtaaatatggTAGCGCCGTCTTTATACCATTTCTTTGGTACAGTATTGTTCTGGATAAGTGTTAAGCAGCTCATGAGACACACCCAGATCCCTATTTctcagtgttttcttcctcaaTATGTCATCTGTCATCTGACATAACACTTTCACTCCATTCATCTAAATGAATAATGGAGATTTTACTGTTTACAAATATAGATTTGTATTTACAGTATGAATGCTGATATTGTGCAGAACAATCAGGTTTAACAACACTGTGGCATTTAGGAAAATTATAGCATAACCTGGATAGCATACCCTGTAAACATTATATCATAACCTGTTACACTGTCctagaaattatataaattatataaattattattctatttatgTTAATGTTCTGTGTCACATAACTTAGTGACATCATAAGACATCTTCTTTttgaatgaattcagaaaccACACTCATGATATGCATTTATGTACACACtatgtatttaaattaaaactcgAAATGAAATGGGGTTGGCCAtagtaaaaaatttttaaaaaaaattttaaaaaaaagatagtgtagtgtagaaataaaatacttcactgtcatacataaataaattgttttctaCATAACTATAATTAAACATGAGCCTTTGGGTCATTAGTAGCTACATATCACAAGTCTGGTGTCTTGACTCTACAGAAATGTCATAAATTGAGCTAGGGTTTTGCTTTTATCACAGACATTGTCCATGCTTTTATACATTCCACAagttctctctctgttttcacaACCTAAGCCCTTCATACAATACAGTATGTCCTGCTTTATGCCCATgggcagcagcagcaacacagTCTTCTTAAAGGGTTCTTCTTCCTATATctggaagccattttgaatttctCATTACAAACCATCACATAGTCCACAGTCTTTTCAACATTGGCCTGGATATTGTCAATTTGCACTCCTTGCTCTTCCACAAGCATGAACACATCTAGAAAGAGTTCTCTCAGGTCCTTCATGTTGCTCTCAAGGGTGAGCAGTTCTTTATGGCGCTGCTCTATCTCAGATAACTGTGTGCGAGTGATCTTGACATCCACCAGGATGTTCTCGTTGAAAACATCCCACTTACCCTGCTCCACCATGTTTTCCACTTCTTCCTCTGAAACCTCTCGGCCAGAGATCTCCAGCTGCCTGATGATGAACTGCTTGCATTTGTCTTGCTTGCTCAGGAGTGAGTCATTGTACTGACGCATGACCTCCTGGAACCGACGGAAGAGCGCATCATGCTGGGCACGTTGGATCCGGGCTGTGGCAGCTGACGCTCCCAGTTCAGTCTCAGTGAGCTTCGCCTGCTTTGAGAGGGCATCAAGCTTCTTACGCAAGCTCTCAGCCTGCAGCTTGATGTCCCGAGTGAGGCTGCTCTCTTTTTTCATGACGCTGAGACGCCGCATGGTGGCCACGAGGTTTCTCTGCTGCTGACTGAACTTCTTAACCTCAGCCTCCAGCTCTTCAAGGCTGTCACGGACACGTTTGGCCTCATCCAGGAAGTTCTCCAGCACAGGCTCAGTCTCAGCTTGTGGCCAGCGGCCAATGAAGGACATTGGCTCTTCATCCTCATCTTGGGTGAAGGAATTACCTTCTTGAAGTTGCTGATTTGCTTTGATCTGCAGACGCAGCTCTTCTAAGCGATCCTTCATGACTAAAGCTCAGAGAGGAAGACTTTGGAGATAATAGGTGGTGTTGGTGTTCTGTAATTGAAGAACAAGTCAAAGAAGAAGTCAGTGAAAAATATGTTCCTACTGACATCATTTTCAACATATATATGATAGGGGTAAGCAAATATTGTACTGTGTAAATATTGAAGGTGGGTTTACACAAAGGCCATTCATTGTATAAGCTGTAGTCCCATGATacaaaatggcttgtttttttgttttttcctcattatgCAATCAAAGATTTTCCTTTTACTCAAAGCTGTTGATTCTGGTGACCATAGTGTGTACGCACCATCATTACACATTTGTATACAATAGTTTAGGAGACATTTCTGAATTTTTAGTTCTGCTGATAGAAAAAGATCTCCATGCGAGATGCAGTCatgtttaaggttttttttttttttttacccaagaCAAACTTCActgggatttatttttttctacactgaCCTGTGTATTTTCAGTGGAAAGAAATAGAATTCATTGCTAATAGTATTTCTTACTTACAGTAAACATGTTGCACAATATCTCTGCGTGATATTAAACAGAGTACTGGTGGATATTCACTTACTAGATGGATTTTAAACAGTGAAGACTGCTAATACCtttcctgtatgtgtgtgactcCTATAACTACCTTAGAAGGAAGGCTTCTAAACATAAACCTGGACTTTGTTTTGTTCTCACTGCACCCTGTTCCTGTGTGAGAGATCTCCGCTTACAAAATGTTTCATGTTCGGTTTTAATTTGTTCTGATTAAATTCACTATAAACGTTTACACAAAGCATCCTTTTGTCAAAGGTGGTAAAAGTACTGaaattctttactcaagtaaataTGCAATTAGGCTATTTATCTAAAGAAATCCTCATTAAAAGCTAAATTACAGCTTCACTTAAGTTAAAGTAGTAAATTATAATGTCTTAAATGTACTAAGAGTGTGAAAGTACAAGAAAGAttcccaaaagaaaaaaagcttccATCTTTAAGTCACACACTTTTAGTTTTTTAGATACCGATGGTAAATTAGTGTCTCTTTCACCAACAAACCAGggaatgtggaaaaatattagCAAACCAGggaatgtggaaaaatattagCAAACCAGggaatgtggaaaaatattagCAAACCAGggaatgtggaaaaatattagctaaggctaactaacagTAGCTTTATTCCTAAACTCTCAAATGATAGCTAGCACAATAATAACTCTGATGATAcaaatgctaatagctagctgttaCCTAGTAATACCTAGTgccttaataaatataatatgtaagCATAAAACATAGTAGAAATTAAACAATTTGTAGAAATATGGTAAGCAAAAGTCAAAAATATTAGCTGAAAGAAAAACCTCCAGATACTTAAAAATCAGAC includes these proteins:
- the stx19 gene encoding syntaxin-19 → MKDRLEELRLQIKANQQLQEGNSFTQDEDEEPMSFIGRWPQAETEPVLENFLDEAKRVRDSLEELEAEVKKFSQQQRNLVATMRRLSVMKKESSLTRDIKLQAESLRKKLDALSKQAKLTETELGASAATARIQRAQHDALFRRFQEVMRQYNDSLLSKQDKCKQFIIRQLEISGREVSEEEVENMVEQGKWDVFNENILVDVKITRTQLSEIEQRHKELLTLESNMKDLRELFLDVFMLVEEQGVQIDNIQANVEKTVDYVMVCNEKFKMASRYRKKNPLRRLCCCCCPWA